In a single window of the Arthrobacter sp. StoSoilA2 genome:
- a CDS encoding SDR family NAD(P)-dependent oxidoreductase → MSPLTVLVTGGSSASGVAAARALAAAGHRVFTIGSDDVRIKTAALEAGDGVTPLVCDLASLDAVRELAETIRQLGIDRVDGVIHLVGGWRSATGIEDQSDDDWTSLEEGAITTLRNVSRVFYRQLEESPYGRFAMVSSTTASAPTAATASYAAAKAAAEAWTLAVADGFRQAQAGDAQDRAPQQAAAPQQHSAAVIFVVKSLVDAGMRREHPERRFPGYTDVEELAAAVVGLFDKPAATINGQRILLAK, encoded by the coding sequence ATGAGCCCACTGACAGTCCTCGTGACCGGCGGCAGCAGCGCGTCCGGCGTCGCCGCGGCGCGCGCTTTGGCGGCCGCCGGTCACAGGGTTTTCACCATCGGTTCAGACGACGTCCGCATCAAGACCGCAGCTTTGGAGGCCGGAGATGGCGTGACTCCGCTGGTTTGCGACCTCGCAAGCCTTGACGCCGTCCGTGAGCTTGCAGAGACGATTCGTCAGCTCGGCATCGACCGGGTGGACGGCGTCATCCATCTTGTGGGTGGCTGGCGCAGTGCGACCGGCATCGAGGACCAGTCCGACGACGACTGGACCTCCCTTGAAGAGGGCGCGATCACCACCCTGCGTAATGTCTCCCGCGTCTTCTATCGCCAGTTGGAAGAATCACCATATGGCCGTTTTGCCATGGTCTCGTCCACTACTGCGTCTGCTCCCACAGCCGCTACCGCCAGCTATGCGGCTGCCAAGGCCGCTGCGGAAGCCTGGACACTCGCGGTAGCGGACGGTTTCCGCCAAGCGCAGGCCGGAGACGCGCAAGACCGCGCACCTCAGCAAGCCGCAGCACCGCAGCAACACAGCGCCGCTGTTATTTTCGTGGTCAAATCCCTCGTCGATGCCGGAATGCGGCGCGAGCATCCGGAGCGGCGTTTCCCCGGCTATACCGACGTCGAAGAACTGGCCGCTGCCGTCGTCGGGCTCTTCGACAAACCTGCGGCCACCATCAACGGCCAGCGCATCCTGTTGGCCAAATAG
- a CDS encoding HRDC domain-containing protein — protein MTPENLDKTTTGDPVADPTTHIKVEGFDSHIPEVIDLDTPREGVPLVIDTLAGLERCAAAIAAGTGPAGVDAERASGFRYGQRAFLVQIRREGAGTWLIDPEPFDNLDIVNDALRGVEWILHAATQDLPCLSELGMWPDKLFDTELAARLAGLPRVGLAAVIEQLLGFGLAKEHSAADWSTRPLPEPWLRYAALDVEVLAELREELIELLEADGKLGFAEEEFAGILAAGIAPPRVDPWRKTSGLHQIRDRRQLAAVRELWQERDQLARKRDVAPGRLIPDSALVAAAKALPTTVPQLLATKGFHGRSAQREAPRWLRCITTARTLTELPPLHLATNAPPPPRVWVDRDPAAAARLATARPALQEKADELKLPIENLLTPDYLRRVAWRPPSDVSLESVAEELRTLGAREWQISFAAPILTEACLNPKPLPGKESKPREAQQSKDSD, from the coding sequence ATGACCCCTGAAAACCTGGATAAAACCACAACCGGCGATCCGGTTGCTGATCCCACGACCCACATCAAAGTTGAAGGCTTCGACAGCCACATCCCTGAAGTCATCGATCTCGATACCCCGCGCGAAGGCGTGCCGCTGGTCATCGATACCTTGGCAGGACTGGAGCGCTGCGCCGCGGCCATTGCCGCCGGAACAGGGCCCGCCGGTGTCGACGCTGAACGCGCTTCCGGATTCCGCTATGGCCAACGCGCTTTCCTGGTCCAAATCCGGCGCGAAGGAGCCGGCACCTGGTTGATCGACCCCGAGCCCTTTGACAACCTGGACATCGTCAATGACGCCCTACGGGGCGTCGAATGGATCCTGCATGCTGCCACCCAGGACCTGCCGTGCCTTTCCGAGCTGGGCATGTGGCCGGACAAACTCTTCGATACCGAACTCGCGGCCCGTCTCGCCGGGCTTCCCCGCGTGGGGCTCGCTGCCGTCATCGAACAACTCCTTGGGTTCGGTCTCGCCAAAGAACATTCCGCCGCAGACTGGTCCACCCGGCCGTTGCCGGAACCGTGGCTGCGCTACGCTGCCCTCGACGTCGAAGTCCTGGCCGAACTACGCGAGGAACTTATCGAACTTCTGGAGGCCGACGGCAAGCTCGGATTCGCTGAGGAAGAATTCGCGGGAATCCTGGCTGCGGGCATCGCACCCCCGCGGGTGGATCCATGGCGGAAGACATCCGGACTCCACCAGATCCGTGACCGCCGCCAGTTGGCCGCCGTCCGGGAACTGTGGCAGGAACGGGATCAACTAGCCCGCAAGCGCGATGTCGCTCCCGGGCGGCTCATCCCGGATTCCGCCCTCGTCGCAGCAGCCAAGGCTCTTCCCACCACCGTTCCGCAGCTCCTGGCCACCAAGGGCTTCCATGGCAGGTCCGCCCAGCGCGAAGCCCCCAGATGGCTGCGGTGCATAACGACCGCCCGCACGCTCACCGAACTGCCTCCCCTGCACTTGGCCACCAACGCCCCGCCCCCGCCACGCGTGTGGGTGGACCGGGATCCGGCCGCTGCGGCACGCCTCGCCACGGCCCGCCCCGCGCTCCAGGAAAAGGCCGACGAACTGAAACTTCCCATTGAGAACCTGCTCACCCCGGACTACCTGCGGCGCGTGGCGTGGCGCCCGCCGTCGGACGTTTCTTTGGAATCAGTGGCCGAAGAGCTACGCACCCTTGGTGCGCGGGAATGGCAAATCTCCTTCGCCGCACCCATCCTGACCGAGGCGTGCCTGAACCCAAAGCCACTCCCCGGCAAGGAGTCCAAGCCGAGGGAAGCACAGCAATCCAAGGACTCCGACTGA
- a CDS encoding low specificity L-threonine aldolase, with protein MNEPVTSTTEAIPGATAASGQLHDPSVRGFASDNYSGVHPEILSALATANGGHQVSYGEDVYTARLQEVLEQQFGSGIETFPVFNGTGANVLSLQSLLPRWGAVICASTAHINMDENGAPERVGGIKLLQVPTEDGKLTPALIDREAWGWGDEHRAQPLVVSITQTTELGTCYTPEEVRAIADHAHAKGMKLHMDGARLANAAAHLGVPLRTFTRDAGVDILSFGGTKNGLLFGEVVVALNPEAADGLKFLRKMNMQLASKMRFISAQFIALLEDGLWLRSAAHANAMAARLRSAIEGIDGVEPTQATQSNGVFAILPAGVADRLRSSFAFYDWDAARGEVRWMCSFDTTEEDIDAFVAAIKRELASDLAAS; from the coding sequence GTGAACGAACCAGTGACGAGCACAACAGAGGCAATCCCCGGCGCCACCGCAGCATCGGGGCAACTCCATGATCCCTCGGTCCGGGGGTTTGCATCGGACAATTACTCCGGGGTCCACCCGGAGATCCTGTCTGCCCTGGCTACAGCCAACGGAGGCCACCAGGTCTCTTATGGTGAGGACGTTTACACTGCCCGGCTCCAGGAGGTCCTGGAACAGCAGTTCGGCAGTGGCATCGAAACCTTCCCTGTCTTCAATGGCACAGGGGCCAACGTCCTGTCCCTGCAGTCTCTCCTCCCCCGCTGGGGCGCCGTCATTTGCGCTTCCACGGCGCACATCAACATGGACGAGAATGGGGCGCCCGAGCGCGTGGGCGGCATCAAGCTCCTGCAGGTACCCACGGAAGACGGAAAGCTCACGCCCGCGTTGATCGACCGTGAAGCCTGGGGCTGGGGCGATGAGCACCGCGCGCAACCCTTGGTTGTCTCCATCACCCAGACCACCGAATTGGGCACCTGCTACACCCCTGAAGAAGTGCGCGCCATCGCCGATCACGCCCATGCCAAGGGCATGAAGTTGCACATGGACGGAGCACGGCTGGCAAACGCTGCAGCACACCTTGGCGTCCCCCTGCGTACGTTCACGCGCGACGCCGGTGTGGACATCCTGTCATTCGGCGGTACCAAGAACGGCCTGCTTTTTGGTGAAGTCGTGGTTGCCCTCAACCCTGAAGCAGCCGACGGCCTGAAATTCCTTCGGAAAATGAACATGCAGCTGGCTTCGAAGATGCGCTTCATTTCGGCGCAGTTCATAGCCTTGCTGGAGGACGGACTGTGGCTGCGGTCAGCGGCCCACGCCAACGCGATGGCAGCACGCCTGCGCTCGGCGATCGAAGGTATCGACGGCGTGGAGCCCACCCAGGCGACACAATCGAACGGCGTCTTTGCGATCCTGCCCGCCGGAGTCGCAGACCGCCTGCGCTCATCCTTCGCCTTTTACGATTGGGACGCTGCCCGTGGTGAAGTCAGGTGGATGTGTTCCTTCGATACCACGGAGGAAGATATCGATGCCTTCGTCGCCGCCATTAAGCGGGAGCTGGCCAGCGATTTGGCGGCCAGCTAA
- a CDS encoding DUF402 domain-containing protein encodes MSPDREPGSLQPGDLVVARNRKWNGKAHWVVPGRYLGEDIHGWWIFQGAGEFCSRPGAAFYTASDAVLLVPRTGEFVATFYDDTYPGDFRIYVDLATGHGWNTIRPGVTEFHMIDMDLDVIRSTLHGVFVDDEDEFEDHRVGMGYPAETVETMRAECAALREAVDAMKAPFDVEGTSNTSAEWFRKGRT; translated from the coding sequence GTGAGTCCCGATCGCGAGCCGGGCTCCCTGCAGCCCGGTGACCTCGTGGTGGCGAGAAACAGGAAATGGAACGGCAAGGCCCACTGGGTTGTGCCCGGCCGCTACCTGGGTGAGGACATCCACGGGTGGTGGATTTTCCAGGGCGCGGGCGAGTTCTGTTCGCGTCCCGGTGCTGCCTTCTACACAGCTTCGGATGCCGTCCTGCTGGTACCGCGGACCGGCGAATTCGTAGCCACGTTCTATGACGACACCTACCCGGGTGACTTCCGGATCTACGTAGACCTGGCAACCGGCCATGGGTGGAACACGATCAGGCCAGGCGTCACCGAGTTCCACATGATCGATATGGACCTGGACGTCATCCGATCCACCCTTCACGGTGTGTTCGTCGATGACGAGGATGAGTTTGAGGACCACAGGGTAGGCATGGGATATCCCGCAGAAACCGTGGAAACCATGCGTGCGGAGTGCGCAGCCCTTCGTGAAGCAGTGGACGCCATGAAGGCTCCATTCGACGTCGAGGGCACCAGCAACACCAGTGCAGAGTGGTTCAGGAAAGGACGAACATGA
- a CDS encoding 3-hydroxyacyl-CoA dehydrogenase NAD-binding domain-containing protein — protein sequence MSAAEFQELASLFPDEIVTHSYVQDIQLPGGAGTFALITLDNGLDHSKPTTLGPNTLVELGQVLEGLKDRAAKGEIVGVGVTGKPYFLVAGADLSAVKTLKEREHGLWMAQLGHAVYSTLANLGVPSFAFINGLALGGGLEIALQSTYRTVSTGAGALALPEAFIGLVPGWGGVYILPRLIGPENAVKVMIENPLSNNRTLTGPEAFELGIADALFEPADFVERSLAWAARVIAGEETPARKNAVDPSDEDVARRWAAAVSAGRAFVEAKTSNASPAPAKVLDIMEANRTMSQGESAELECETLAGLMQTDEFRSTVYAFLDLVQKRSKRPAGAPDRKLARPVTKVGVVGAGLMASQLALVFARQLKVPVVMTDIDQARVDRGVAYVHAEVDKLLAKKRIKADAANRTKALVTGSVSKEVFADADFVIEAVFEELNIKKQVFAEVEEIVSPECILATNTSSLSVTAMAEDLRYPERLVGFHFFNPVAVMPLVEIVRAPKTDDAVLATAFELAKGLKKTAVLVKDAPAFVVNRILLRLMGEVIAAFDEGTPAEVADTALRPMGLPMTPFTLSAMVGLPVAQHVQESLHNAFGDRFPVSQNLQKLIDNGVKSLWVPGPDGQPIIPAETLAIMSFGNTPSTREDVLRRTQDALAEEIGLMLEEGVVAGPEDIDLCVILGAGWPMFLGGITPYLDRVGASERVNGKRFLAPGVASAPA from the coding sequence ATGAGCGCCGCAGAATTCCAGGAGCTCGCCTCCCTCTTCCCTGACGAGATTGTGACGCATTCCTACGTCCAGGACATCCAGCTTCCAGGCGGTGCAGGCACCTTCGCCCTCATCACCCTGGACAACGGACTGGACCACTCCAAACCCACCACCCTGGGGCCAAACACCCTGGTGGAATTGGGACAGGTCCTGGAAGGGCTCAAGGACCGCGCCGCCAAGGGCGAGATCGTCGGCGTCGGCGTAACCGGCAAACCCTACTTCCTGGTGGCCGGCGCAGACCTGTCTGCAGTAAAGACCCTCAAGGAACGCGAACATGGGTTGTGGATGGCCCAGCTTGGACACGCGGTGTACTCCACCCTGGCCAACCTCGGCGTGCCCAGCTTCGCCTTCATCAATGGCCTGGCCCTTGGCGGAGGACTGGAGATCGCCCTGCAATCCACCTACCGGACCGTCTCCACCGGCGCCGGCGCCCTCGCACTGCCTGAGGCTTTTATTGGCCTTGTTCCGGGCTGGGGCGGCGTATACATTCTCCCCCGCTTGATCGGACCCGAAAACGCCGTCAAGGTAATGATCGAGAACCCGCTCAGCAACAACCGCACACTCACCGGCCCGGAGGCCTTTGAGCTCGGCATTGCCGATGCCCTCTTCGAGCCGGCCGACTTCGTGGAGCGGTCCCTGGCATGGGCTGCCCGTGTCATTGCCGGCGAAGAAACACCAGCACGGAAGAACGCCGTCGACCCCTCGGACGAGGACGTCGCCCGCCGCTGGGCTGCAGCGGTCTCAGCAGGCCGTGCGTTTGTGGAGGCGAAGACGTCCAATGCCTCTCCCGCGCCTGCCAAGGTGCTGGACATCATGGAAGCAAACCGCACCATGAGCCAAGGCGAATCGGCCGAACTGGAATGTGAAACCCTTGCCGGCCTGATGCAGACGGATGAGTTCCGCTCCACCGTGTACGCCTTCCTGGACCTCGTCCAGAAGCGCTCCAAGCGGCCTGCAGGCGCACCGGACCGCAAGCTGGCCCGTCCGGTCACCAAAGTGGGCGTGGTAGGTGCAGGGCTCATGGCAAGCCAGTTGGCGCTAGTTTTCGCGCGCCAACTCAAGGTGCCTGTCGTGATGACAGACATCGATCAGGCCAGGGTGGACAGGGGCGTTGCGTACGTCCACGCAGAGGTCGACAAATTGCTGGCAAAGAAGCGGATCAAGGCCGACGCCGCCAACCGGACCAAGGCGCTGGTCACCGGTTCGGTATCCAAGGAAGTCTTCGCTGATGCCGACTTCGTCATCGAGGCCGTGTTTGAAGAACTGAATATCAAGAAGCAGGTATTCGCCGAAGTCGAAGAGATCGTCTCTCCCGAGTGCATCCTCGCCACCAACACTTCCTCGCTGTCTGTTACCGCCATGGCCGAGGACCTCCGTTACCCGGAGCGGCTGGTGGGCTTCCATTTCTTCAACCCTGTTGCCGTCATGCCCCTCGTGGAAATTGTCAGGGCGCCGAAGACTGACGACGCCGTTCTTGCCACGGCTTTTGAACTCGCCAAGGGCCTGAAGAAGACCGCGGTCCTCGTTAAGGACGCGCCGGCGTTCGTCGTGAACCGCATCCTGCTCCGCCTCATGGGCGAAGTTATCGCGGCCTTCGACGAAGGCACCCCCGCCGAAGTGGCAGACACCGCTTTGCGGCCCATGGGCCTGCCGATGACTCCCTTCACCTTGAGCGCCATGGTGGGACTGCCAGTCGCACAGCATGTGCAGGAGTCCCTCCACAATGCCTTCGGAGACCGTTTCCCCGTTTCACAGAACCTGCAGAAGCTCATCGACAACGGCGTAAAGTCCCTCTGGGTCCCAGGTCCGGATGGACAGCCAATCATCCCGGCTGAGACCCTGGCCATCATGTCCTTCGGCAACACTCCCTCCACACGCGAGGACGTGCTGCGGCGAACCCAGGATGCACTGGCCGAAGAAATCGGACTGATGCTCGAAGAAGGCGTAGTTGCCGGGCCTGAGGACATCGACCTCTGCGTCATCCTGGGAGCGGGTTGGCCCATGTTCCTGGGTGGCATCACTCCATATCTGGACCGTGTTGGTGCCTCCGAACGCGTCAATGGCAAGCGTTTCCTGGCACCGGGCGTCGCCTCCGCCCCAGCCTAA
- a CDS encoding DUF3000 domain-containing protein produces MVNALAQVPSEFLFALGTLRKAQCRSELRLDEIPAPARLAPYAVALGAEVFSPTAATRQVPVHGPAAKAFAEKQNAGPPDEDDEELATGRFILLYDPDGSAVWEGEFRIVTYIRAQMDAEMGNDTMLGSVAWTWLVEALENHAAQYRAAGGTATRILSESFGTLSDRPDTIDIELRASWTPATANVQAHLEAWSDMVCTFAGLPPLPPGVTGLPNRRLN; encoded by the coding sequence ATGGTGAACGCCCTCGCCCAGGTTCCCTCGGAATTTCTTTTCGCCTTGGGAACGCTACGAAAAGCACAATGCCGCAGCGAACTGCGGTTGGACGAAATCCCCGCGCCCGCCCGTCTGGCACCATATGCCGTGGCCCTTGGAGCGGAAGTCTTCAGCCCCACGGCAGCTACCCGGCAGGTACCGGTCCACGGCCCTGCAGCCAAAGCCTTCGCCGAAAAGCAGAACGCCGGCCCTCCGGATGAAGACGACGAGGAATTGGCCACGGGCCGTTTCATCCTGCTGTACGATCCCGATGGATCAGCCGTATGGGAAGGCGAATTCAGGATTGTCACCTATATCCGCGCCCAGATGGATGCCGAAATGGGAAACGACACCATGCTGGGTTCCGTCGCCTGGACCTGGCTGGTGGAAGCCCTCGAAAACCATGCTGCCCAGTACCGCGCTGCCGGAGGGACCGCCACGAGGATTCTCTCCGAGAGCTTCGGCACCCTCTCCGATCGCCCCGACACAATAGATATCGAATTGCGGGCCTCCTGGACGCCTGCCACGGCCAATGTGCAAGCACACCTGGAAGCCTGGTCTGACATGGTTTGTACGTTCGCCGGACTGCCGCCCCTTCCACCAGGCGTCACTGGACTACCCAACAGGAGGCTCAATTGA
- a CDS encoding aldo/keto reductase, with protein sequence MTEYRRLGHSGLTVSAVGLGCNNLGRANTHTESQEGTDAVVHAAIDAGVTFFDVADVYGREPGLSETMLGKALKGHRDDVVIGTKFGMDMRGANGKDFGARGSRRYILKAVEASLRRLGTEWIDLYQFHTPDPQTPIEETLAALDVLVSSGKVRYIGHSNFAGWQIAEAEYVGRQSGGVRFISTQNHYNLLDRRAELEVLPAAGAFSLGVLPYFPLANGLLTGKYSAGHAPEGSRLSHTRTNLVHDADWQQLGRFGQFAKERGITELQLAFSWLAAQPGVSSVIAGATRPEQIRENAEAVCWVPSQEEREELDDIFPRAPKVALF encoded by the coding sequence ATGACTGAATATCGACGCCTTGGCCATTCCGGACTGACCGTCTCAGCTGTGGGGCTGGGTTGTAACAATCTGGGGCGCGCCAACACTCACACGGAGTCGCAGGAAGGCACGGATGCCGTTGTCCACGCCGCGATCGATGCCGGGGTGACGTTCTTCGACGTCGCGGATGTCTACGGCCGGGAACCTGGCCTCAGCGAGACCATGCTTGGCAAAGCGCTGAAGGGGCATCGCGACGACGTCGTCATCGGTACCAAGTTTGGTATGGATATGCGCGGGGCCAATGGCAAGGACTTTGGCGCGCGCGGTTCCAGGCGCTACATCCTCAAAGCGGTGGAAGCCTCGCTACGCAGGCTGGGCACGGAGTGGATCGACCTCTACCAGTTCCACACCCCGGACCCACAGACGCCCATCGAGGAAACCCTTGCAGCGTTGGATGTCCTGGTCAGCAGCGGCAAGGTCCGCTACATCGGACACTCGAACTTCGCCGGATGGCAGATCGCCGAGGCCGAGTACGTTGGGCGGCAGTCTGGAGGGGTTCGCTTCATTTCAACCCAGAACCACTACAACCTGCTGGACCGTCGCGCCGAGCTCGAAGTACTGCCTGCCGCGGGCGCCTTCTCGCTTGGCGTGCTTCCTTACTTCCCCCTGGCCAACGGCCTGCTCACCGGCAAGTACTCCGCAGGTCATGCCCCCGAGGGCTCCCGCCTGAGCCACACACGAACCAATCTGGTGCATGACGCCGACTGGCAGCAGCTGGGCCGCTTTGGCCAGTTCGCCAAGGAGCGGGGCATCACCGAACTCCAGCTGGCGTTCTCGTGGTTGGCAGCCCAACCCGGCGTCAGCAGTGTTATTGCCGGGGCGACGCGTCCGGAGCAGATTCGTGAGAACGCTGAAGCAGTGTGCTGGGTCCCGAGCCAGGAGGAGCGCGAGGAACTGGACGACATCTTCCCGCGTGCTCCCAAAGTGGCACTCTTCTAG
- the dxs gene encoding 1-deoxy-D-xylulose-5-phosphate synthase, translating into MGLLETIKDPQDLAKLSGQELEQLAGEIRNFLITNVAATGGHLGPNLGVVELTLAVHRIFESPRDSIVFDTGHQSYVHKLLTGRQDFSTLRQQGGLSGYPDRAESEHDIVESSHASSSLSWADGISRARQLTGEGDRFVVAVVGDGALTGGMTWEAINNIAADKRRRVVIVVNDNGRSYAPTVGGFADYLASLRPTIDTLRTTPAYERMLDWWKKKLQNGGPVGQFTYKSLHAMKKGIKDWWAPQGMFEDLGMKYIGPVDGHNLQAMEHALTTAKAYGGPVIVHAMTEKGHGYAPALANEADQFHAVGIIDPETGEPTERPGARSWTSVFAEEIADIADERPDIVGITGAMLIPVGLHKFAERHPERVIDVGIAEQHALTSAAGMAYGGLHPVVAVYATFLNRAFDQLLMDVALHKAGVTIVLDRAGVTGPDGPSHHGMWDMAMVQIVPGLHLAAPRDATRLREELREAVAINDAPTVVRFSKGSVGSEVEAIERLHDGVDILARRPEGSSENDVLIISVGAMSELALDVAGRLGAQGISSTVVDPRWLLPVRRSIIALAARHRLVICIEDGVRAGGVGSRIRQEMRAAGVDTALNEVGLPVEFLVHGSRSQVLERVGLTAQKIAHDVVAQVLGTKVPFARPLPGQEHPTTGSLPKL; encoded by the coding sequence TTGGGACTCTTGGAAACCATCAAGGATCCACAGGACCTGGCAAAACTGTCCGGCCAAGAGCTGGAACAGCTGGCCGGCGAGATCAGGAATTTCCTGATTACCAACGTCGCCGCTACGGGTGGACACCTGGGTCCCAACCTCGGCGTCGTCGAGCTCACGCTTGCCGTGCATCGCATCTTCGAGTCTCCCCGGGACAGCATTGTCTTTGACACCGGGCACCAGTCCTATGTCCACAAGCTCCTCACGGGCAGGCAGGACTTCAGTACGCTCCGGCAGCAGGGTGGCCTCTCCGGTTACCCTGACCGCGCCGAATCCGAGCATGACATCGTCGAAAGCTCCCATGCATCGTCGTCTTTGTCCTGGGCGGACGGCATTTCCCGCGCCCGGCAGCTGACCGGCGAAGGCGACCGGTTCGTCGTCGCGGTTGTAGGGGACGGTGCCCTCACGGGTGGCATGACCTGGGAAGCAATCAATAATATTGCCGCTGATAAGCGGCGCCGCGTGGTGATTGTTGTCAACGACAACGGCCGCTCCTATGCACCTACTGTGGGCGGTTTTGCCGACTATCTGGCATCGCTGCGTCCCACCATCGACACTTTGCGGACGACGCCGGCCTATGAGCGGATGCTTGACTGGTGGAAGAAGAAGCTCCAGAACGGTGGTCCCGTAGGCCAGTTCACCTACAAGAGCCTGCACGCCATGAAGAAGGGCATCAAGGACTGGTGGGCGCCCCAGGGAATGTTTGAAGACCTGGGCATGAAGTACATCGGTCCGGTGGACGGCCACAACCTCCAGGCCATGGAGCACGCCCTCACAACGGCCAAGGCCTACGGTGGCCCCGTGATCGTGCATGCGATGACCGAAAAGGGCCACGGCTATGCCCCCGCCCTTGCCAACGAGGCCGATCAATTCCACGCTGTGGGAATCATTGATCCAGAGACGGGTGAGCCGACCGAAAGGCCCGGTGCCAGATCCTGGACCTCGGTCTTCGCCGAGGAAATCGCCGACATCGCTGACGAGCGTCCTGACATTGTCGGTATCACCGGGGCAATGCTGATACCGGTCGGTCTGCATAAATTCGCGGAGCGCCATCCTGAACGCGTTATCGACGTCGGTATCGCCGAACAGCATGCACTCACGTCTGCTGCGGGGATGGCCTACGGTGGCCTGCACCCGGTGGTGGCGGTTTACGCAACCTTCCTGAACCGTGCCTTCGATCAGCTCCTGATGGATGTGGCACTCCACAAGGCAGGGGTCACGATCGTCCTGGACCGTGCAGGCGTTACAGGGCCGGACGGTCCCAGCCATCACGGTATGTGGGACATGGCAATGGTCCAGATTGTCCCCGGACTCCATTTGGCCGCACCGCGCGACGCCACCCGGCTCAGGGAAGAACTGCGCGAGGCGGTCGCCATCAATGACGCCCCCACGGTGGTGCGTTTCTCCAAGGGCAGCGTCGGTTCTGAAGTGGAGGCTATTGAGCGGCTCCACGATGGCGTGGATATCCTCGCACGACGTCCCGAGGGTTCCAGCGAAAACGACGTCCTCATCATCAGCGTTGGCGCCATGTCCGAACTCGCCCTGGATGTCGCCGGCCGGCTTGGCGCCCAGGGAATCAGCTCAACGGTGGTTGATCCCCGTTGGCTCCTGCCTGTCCGCAGGTCAATCATCGCCCTTGCCGCCAGGCATCGTCTGGTCATCTGCATCGAAGACGGCGTCCGGGCCGGCGGCGTGGGTTCGCGCATCCGCCAGGAAATGCGCGCAGCCGGTGTTGATACGGCTTTGAACGAGGTGGGCTTGCCTGTTGAGTTCCTGGTGCACGGATCCAGGAGCCAGGTCCTGGAACGCGTCGGACTGACGGCCCAGAAAATAGCCCACGACGTCGTAGCCCAGGTCCTGGGTACAAAGGTCCCCTTTGCGCGACCCCTGCCAGGTCAGGAACACCCCACCACCGGCAGTCTGCCCAAGCTGTGA
- a CDS encoding acetyl-CoA C-acyltransferase has product MSPSRNAQRSVRDVVFVDGVRTPFGKAGEKGIYAGTRADDLVVKCIRELMRRNPSLPADRIDEVAIAATTQTGDQGLTIGRTAALLAGLPRTVPGFAIDRMCAGAMTAVTTTASGIGFGAYDVVIAGGVEHMGNHPMGSGADPNPRFMSERLVDPAALNMGNTAENLHDRFPAITKDRTDAYAAASQAKLAEAYSRQQIQDDLVPVATMKPGQGWALHTQDEPPRPGTTVEDLAELRTPFRAHGRVTAGNAAGLNDGATAAVLASAEAAAELGLPVKMRLVSYAFAGVEPEVMGIGPVPATEKALKNAGLAIEDIGLFEINEAFAVQVLSFLDHFGIADDDPRVNRYGGAIAVGHPLASSGVRLMNQLARQFQEDPTVRYGITTMCIGLGMGATVIWENPNHADFESSVPASSHATTEGAAA; this is encoded by the coding sequence ATGAGTCCATCACGCAACGCCCAGAGGAGCGTCCGCGACGTCGTGTTCGTGGATGGTGTGCGGACACCCTTCGGTAAAGCCGGCGAGAAAGGTATCTATGCGGGGACGCGGGCTGATGACCTGGTAGTGAAATGCATCCGGGAACTGATGCGCCGCAATCCGTCATTGCCTGCTGACCGCATTGATGAGGTAGCCATCGCCGCGACAACCCAGACGGGCGATCAAGGGCTAACCATCGGCAGGACGGCTGCCCTCCTGGCGGGCCTTCCCCGCACGGTGCCCGGCTTCGCAATAGACCGTATGTGCGCCGGAGCCATGACGGCAGTGACGACGACGGCGAGTGGCATCGGCTTTGGCGCATACGACGTCGTCATTGCCGGCGGCGTGGAGCACATGGGCAACCACCCCATGGGCTCAGGCGCTGATCCCAATCCCCGGTTCATGTCCGAGCGGCTCGTAGATCCAGCAGCGCTGAACATGGGCAACACGGCCGAGAATTTGCACGACCGCTTCCCGGCCATCACCAAGGACCGAACGGACGCCTACGCGGCCGCGTCGCAGGCGAAACTGGCCGAAGCCTATTCCCGCCAGCAGATCCAGGACGACCTTGTCCCGGTCGCCACCATGAAGCCAGGGCAGGGTTGGGCACTTCACACCCAGGATGAGCCGCCCCGCCCAGGAACCACAGTGGAGGATCTCGCCGAACTGCGTACGCCCTTCCGGGCCCATGGGCGGGTTACGGCAGGCAACGCAGCAGGCTTGAACGACGGCGCGACGGCTGCGGTGCTCGCTTCGGCAGAAGCCGCGGCGGAATTGGGCCTACCGGTCAAGATGCGTTTGGTTTCCTATGCCTTCGCGGGAGTAGAACCTGAGGTCATGGGAATCGGTCCCGTGCCAGCCACGGAAAAGGCCCTCAAGAACGCGGGCCTCGCTATCGAAGACATCGGGTTGTTCGAGATCAACGAGGCCTTCGCAGTTCAGGTCCTGAGCTTCCTTGACCACTTCGGCATCGCGGATGACGACCCCCGGGTCAACCGGTACGGCGGGGCGATCGCCGTCGGACATCCGCTCGCTTCCTCGGGCGTTCGGTTAATGAACCAACTGGCGCGGCAATTCCAGGAAGACCCCACTGTCCGTTATGGCATCACCACCATGTGCATCGGCCTGGGCATGGGTGCCACAGTGATCTGGGAGAACCCGAACCACGCTGATTTCGAATCCTCCGTCCCGGCTTCAAGCCACGCCACCACAGAAGGAGCCGCCGCATGA